One genomic window of Polyangium aurulentum includes the following:
- a CDS encoding type II toxin-antitoxin system HicB family antitoxin, with protein MQYLATITKEGDSLLAEFPDAPGCQTFARTEAELREAAREALEGWLEAHLIDGEAPPRPKRRRATAGHWLVDVDPALSVALQLRWARQDAGLTQTELARRVGVSQQQIGKLERNGTNPSLVTLEKLARALGARLEVKLLEAAEPPAVERHRAVERREAPPPARGRSRAS; from the coding sequence ATGCAGTATCTCGCCACGATCACGAAAGAAGGCGATTCCCTGCTCGCGGAGTTTCCGGATGCCCCCGGCTGTCAGACCTTCGCCCGGACCGAGGCGGAGCTGCGGGAAGCCGCGCGGGAGGCGCTAGAGGGGTGGCTCGAAGCCCACCTCATCGACGGAGAGGCCCCTCCGCGGCCGAAGCGGCGCCGGGCCACGGCTGGGCACTGGCTCGTGGATGTGGACCCCGCGCTCTCCGTGGCCCTCCAGCTCCGCTGGGCCCGTCAGGACGCAGGCCTCACCCAGACCGAGCTCGCGCGCCGCGTCGGCGTCAGCCAGCAGCAGATCGGCAAGCTCGAGCGGAACGGGACCAATCCCTCGCTCGTCACCCTCGAAAAGCTCGCGAGAGCCCTCGGCGCCCGCCTGGAGGTAAAGCTGCTGGAGGCAGCGGAGCCACCTGCTGTCGAGCGGCACCGCGCAGTCGAGAGGCGCGAGGCACCTCCGCCGGCGCGAGGGAGGTCCAGGGCGTCATAG
- a CDS encoding D-sedoheptulose-7-phosphate isomerase, which translates to MPSATREFVDAYLRETAEIALGTSRDDLTRVIDVLFDAWKNDRTIYTCGNGGSAANASHLACDISKFTWCEGKKRFKCHSLCDNAALISALTNDVGFNRIFLEQLEGRVAPGDVLVCLSVHGGSGADKAGPWSQNLVAAADFAKKKGARVVALVGYDGGALRQMADASIIVPRTESGHTSTPHVEGFHEIYHHMICERLRQMVAEAEA; encoded by the coding sequence ATGCCCTCTGCTACCCGTGAGTTCGTCGACGCCTACCTCCGCGAGACCGCCGAGATCGCCCTCGGCACGAGCCGCGACGATCTCACCCGCGTGATCGACGTCCTCTTCGACGCCTGGAAGAACGACCGCACCATCTACACCTGCGGCAACGGCGGCAGCGCGGCCAACGCGAGCCACCTCGCGTGCGACATCTCCAAGTTCACCTGGTGCGAGGGCAAGAAGCGCTTCAAGTGCCACTCGCTCTGCGACAACGCCGCCCTCATCAGCGCCCTCACCAACGACGTCGGCTTCAACCGCATCTTCCTCGAGCAGCTCGAGGGCCGCGTCGCCCCCGGCGACGTCCTCGTCTGCCTCAGCGTCCACGGCGGCTCGGGCGCGGACAAGGCCGGGCCCTGGTCGCAGAACCTCGTCGCCGCCGCCGATTTCGCCAAGAAAAAGGGCGCCAGGGTCGTCGCCCTCGTCGGCTACGACGGCGGCGCCCTGCGCCAGATGGCCGACGCGAGCATCATCGTCCCCCGCACCGAGTCCGGCCACACCTCGACCCCCCACGTCGAGGGCTTCCACGAGATCTATCACCACATGATCTGCGAGCGCCTTCGCCAGATGGTCGCCGAGGCCGAGGCGTGA
- a CDS encoding serine/threonine-protein kinase, translating into MLEGELITPKLQLLRLLGQEGKCHVWLAEHKGRGCEVVVKVLGRSLPRNSSALHRFQREAEVAAQIKSPYVAQVIEHGVTRTGVPFLVTEKLKGEDLEARIATKGPLSFREVARLVSQIAKGLGKAHQLGLVHRNVKPSNILLEPVVEEGEIAAKLLDFGLSRQAAESGVGPAHTGTAPISSADFMSPEQLFGVKDVDFRADLWSLSVLAYYALTGKTPFSAGNVDAFATNVQEGKFEPPSALVQGIPPAVDAWFEKAFQRDPAARFTSTRELSEGLERALGIDSERSSRTSYPALSRKSVPGQRPSSPGPSSRSRFTTGEVEVDRLSGTPRSVRGLALSRASTTEIVTVSAPEKKSSALLILALAVGGIAAIGAGLALLSDSGDTPHMPAPGAPHSPGAGKR; encoded by the coding sequence ATGTTGGAAGGTGAGCTGATCACGCCGAAATTGCAGCTATTGCGCCTGCTCGGGCAAGAGGGCAAGTGTCACGTTTGGCTTGCCGAGCACAAGGGGCGGGGCTGCGAGGTCGTGGTCAAGGTCCTCGGCCGTTCTTTGCCGCGTAACTCCTCGGCCCTGCACCGCTTCCAGCGCGAAGCCGAGGTAGCGGCGCAGATCAAGAGCCCCTACGTGGCGCAGGTCATCGAGCACGGCGTCACGCGCACGGGCGTGCCGTTTCTCGTCACCGAGAAGCTCAAAGGCGAGGATCTCGAGGCGCGCATCGCAACGAAGGGGCCGCTGTCGTTCCGCGAGGTCGCGCGGCTCGTCTCGCAGATCGCCAAGGGGCTTGGCAAGGCACACCAGCTCGGGCTCGTGCACCGCAACGTGAAGCCCTCCAACATCCTGCTCGAGCCGGTGGTCGAGGAGGGCGAGATCGCGGCGAAGCTCCTGGATTTCGGCCTGTCGCGGCAGGCCGCCGAGTCGGGCGTGGGGCCTGCGCATACGGGGACCGCGCCGATCTCCTCGGCGGATTTCATGAGCCCCGAGCAGCTCTTCGGCGTCAAGGACGTCGACTTCCGGGCCGATCTGTGGTCGCTTTCGGTGCTCGCGTACTACGCGCTCACGGGCAAGACGCCCTTTAGCGCGGGCAACGTCGACGCGTTTGCGACGAACGTGCAGGAGGGCAAGTTCGAGCCGCCGAGCGCGCTCGTGCAAGGGATTCCGCCTGCGGTCGACGCGTGGTTCGAGAAGGCATTTCAGCGGGATCCGGCGGCGCGCTTCACGTCGACGCGGGAGCTGTCCGAGGGGCTCGAGCGGGCGCTCGGCATCGACAGCGAGCGGTCGAGTCGCACGTCTTATCCGGCGCTGTCGCGCAAGTCGGTGCCGGGGCAGCGGCCCTCGTCGCCGGGGCCTTCGTCGCGGAGTCGGTTCACCACGGGCGAGGTCGAGGTGGATCGGCTCTCGGGGACGCCGCGCTCGGTGCGTGGGCTCGCGCTGTCGCGGGCGAGCACGACGGAGATCGTGACGGTGTCGGCGCCCGAGAAGAAGAGCTCGGCGCTGCTCATCCTGGCGCTCGCGGTCGGGGGCATTGCGGCGATTGGCGCGGGCCTCGCGCTGCTCTCGGACAGTGGAGACACGCCGCATATGCCCGCTCCCGGGGCGCCGCATTCGCCGGGCGCAGGAAAGCGCTGA
- a CDS encoding HAD-IIIA family hydrolase: MTDWRRGIVLDRDGTLIDFVRDPELGSVVSAFHPDQLRIYPGVPEGLRALQDAGFALAIATNQPGPAKGQIPESAVHRTNAALVDMLAAEGVRIEAVEVCLHHPGGGPGGDPALALACTCRKPGPGMLLALVAKLGLDPAQSWMIGDAAVDIGAARAAGLRAGLVFERGRCEMCPLRHGPDPLLPDAVAGNLADLARVILQS, encoded by the coding sequence GTGACCGACTGGCGCCGAGGCATCGTCCTCGACCGCGACGGCACCCTCATCGACTTCGTCCGCGACCCGGAGCTCGGCTCCGTCGTGAGCGCCTTCCACCCCGACCAGCTCCGCATCTACCCCGGCGTCCCCGAGGGCCTGCGCGCCTTGCAAGACGCAGGCTTCGCCCTCGCCATCGCCACCAACCAGCCCGGCCCCGCCAAGGGCCAGATCCCCGAGAGCGCCGTCCACCGCACCAACGCGGCGCTCGTCGACATGCTCGCCGCAGAGGGCGTGCGCATCGAGGCCGTCGAGGTCTGCCTCCACCACCCCGGCGGCGGCCCCGGCGGCGACCCCGCCCTCGCCCTCGCCTGCACCTGCAGAAAACCCGGCCCGGGCATGCTCCTCGCCCTCGTCGCCAAGCTCGGCCTCGACCCCGCGCAGTCGTGGATGATCGGCGACGCGGCCGTGGACATCGGCGCCGCGCGCGCGGCGGGACTGCGCGCCGGGCTCGTCTTCGAGCGCGGCCGCTGCGAGATGTGCCCGCTCCGCCACGGACCCGACCCCCTGCTCCCCGACGCGGTGGCGGGCAACCTCGCCGACCTCGCTCGCGTCATCCTGCAAAGTTGA
- the tatC gene encoding twin-arginine translocase subunit TatC, with translation MSEAKAKAASIPKPPVELEDEGGPPMTFWEHLDELRKRLTACVVVLIIGTFGAYAIKERLFTLLTQPFSVAWKSQGLAGGPTMHFGTPAGSIIAYVKLSMVAGLVFAAPIIFYQLWSFVAPGLYAREKRFVIPFVLLSTLLFAGGGFFAWRAAFPFTFDFFLETAGNVGGEGGITIQPTVMMDAYIDFALQMIVAFGVMFELPLFILFLSLAGIVNYLQLISFGRWFVLIAFIAAAVFTPPDMTSQIVMAVPMIGLYGISIILAFVFGKKPTEAQREAYRNKKKKASA, from the coding sequence ATGAGCGAGGCGAAGGCCAAAGCCGCGAGCATCCCCAAGCCCCCCGTCGAGCTCGAGGACGAGGGCGGCCCGCCGATGACGTTCTGGGAGCACCTCGACGAGCTGCGCAAGCGCCTCACCGCCTGCGTCGTGGTGCTCATCATCGGCACGTTCGGCGCGTACGCCATCAAAGAGCGCCTCTTCACCCTGCTCACCCAGCCCTTCAGCGTCGCCTGGAAGAGCCAGGGGCTCGCGGGCGGGCCGACCATGCACTTCGGCACGCCGGCCGGCAGCATCATCGCGTACGTGAAGCTGTCGATGGTCGCGGGCCTCGTCTTCGCCGCGCCGATCATCTTCTACCAGCTCTGGTCGTTCGTCGCGCCGGGGCTCTACGCGCGGGAGAAGCGCTTCGTCATCCCGTTCGTACTCCTGTCGACGCTCTTGTTCGCGGGCGGCGGCTTCTTCGCCTGGCGCGCGGCGTTCCCCTTCACGTTCGACTTCTTCCTCGAGACCGCCGGCAACGTGGGCGGCGAGGGCGGCATCACCATCCAGCCGACGGTGATGATGGACGCGTACATCGACTTCGCCCTGCAGATGATCGTCGCGTTCGGGGTGATGTTCGAGCTGCCGCTCTTCATCCTGTTCCTGTCGCTCGCGGGCATCGTCAACTACCTGCAGCTCATCAGCTTCGGCCGCTGGTTCGTGCTCATCGCGTTCATCGCCGCCGCGGTCTTCACGCCCCCCGACATGACCAGCCAGATCGTCATGGCCGTGCCGATGATCGGCCTCTACGGCATCTCGATCATCCTCGCCTTCGTCTTCGGCAAGAAGCCGACCGAGGCGCAGCGCGAGGCGTACCGGAACAAGAAAAAGAAGGCGTCGGCCTAG
- a CDS encoding transaldolase family protein, with protein MLFLDSSDPKEIKDIFAWGVVAGVTTNPLILAREAGAVDLEQRIREVIGASRGPVSVELTSETEVAMMQEAHRYHTWAPSRVVIKVPFSEAGLRVTHALATQGIETNVTCVMSFNQAYLAALAGGTYVSIFSGRVRDMGYDVRPVIAQTRAQLDREKLASRIIVGSIRHLMDVNEALEQGAHVVTVTPPILRKMLHNPKTDETIREFNAAWESRAK; from the coding sequence ATGCTCTTTCTAGACAGCTCGGATCCCAAAGAGATCAAAGACATCTTCGCCTGGGGCGTGGTCGCGGGCGTCACGACCAACCCGCTCATCCTCGCCCGCGAGGCCGGCGCCGTGGACCTCGAGCAGCGCATCCGCGAGGTGATCGGCGCCTCGCGCGGCCCCGTCTCCGTCGAGCTGACGAGCGAGACCGAGGTGGCCATGATGCAGGAGGCGCACCGCTACCACACCTGGGCCCCCTCGCGCGTCGTGATCAAGGTGCCCTTCTCCGAGGCCGGACTGCGCGTCACGCACGCGCTCGCCACGCAGGGCATCGAGACCAACGTCACGTGCGTGATGAGCTTCAACCAGGCCTACCTCGCCGCCCTCGCCGGCGGCACGTACGTGTCGATCTTCAGCGGCCGCGTGCGCGACATGGGCTACGACGTCCGCCCCGTCATCGCCCAGACCCGCGCCCAGCTCGACCGCGAGAAGCTCGCCTCGCGCATCATCGTGGGGAGCATCCGCCACCTGATGGACGTGAACGAGGCGCTCGAGCAGGGCGCCCACGTCGTCACGGTGACGCCGCCCATCCTGCGCAAGATGCTGCACAACCCGAAGACCGACGAGACCATCCGCGAGTTCAACGCCGCGTGGGAAAGTCGTGCTAAGTAG
- a CDS encoding methyltransferase domain-containing protein, translated as MIDPSAATQRAPAEATKYAVAEENLALTRAIGRPRAVLDVGCGVGLNGAFAKKRGARVTGIEIEPSAIARAKGRLDEVLPIDITSDEAVRRGLSGKQFDLLLFADVLEHMADPVAVLRRLLPYLEDDGHVIVSLPNVAAWTVRLGLLAGRFEYGASGILDDTHLRFFTRETGQKMLEAAGLEVLRVEQNPMLVRAAKDAVLAAQRTLAGPAPDPEALRRSLPYKLYEGLVRPVEDVVADAAPELLAFQHVYVARKRPRPRKLSLTVGMLTMNEEESIERMMGEIRRVAPDAKILCVDSSTKDRTPEIAARLGARVLRQVPPRGHGPAMELLMYTAAAQSDLLIYLDCDFTYPADYIPVLRKLCEEEGVDVVNCARTRTRPAAMPLPNYMANRTFAAMAHAMHGIPTCDVHSGMRAYRSSVIRAFDFDGEGDALPIDTLLYPAKCGYHVVEMPIDYNERVGQSKLRKLAGTVWTMIRLFGALPVGTRGGVHYQIK; from the coding sequence GTGATCGACCCGTCCGCCGCCACACAGCGCGCCCCGGCCGAGGCCACGAAGTACGCCGTCGCCGAGGAGAACCTCGCCCTCACCCGCGCCATCGGCCGCCCCCGCGCCGTGCTCGACGTCGGCTGCGGCGTGGGCCTGAACGGCGCCTTCGCCAAGAAGCGAGGCGCGCGCGTCACCGGCATCGAGATCGAGCCCTCGGCCATTGCACGCGCGAAGGGCCGCCTCGACGAGGTCCTGCCCATCGACATCACCAGCGACGAGGCCGTGCGCCGCGGGCTGTCCGGCAAGCAGTTCGATCTGCTGCTCTTCGCCGACGTCCTCGAGCACATGGCCGACCCCGTCGCCGTGCTCCGCCGCCTCCTGCCCTACCTCGAAGACGACGGCCACGTCATCGTGTCCCTGCCGAACGTGGCCGCGTGGACCGTGCGCCTCGGCCTGCTCGCCGGGCGCTTCGAGTACGGCGCGAGCGGCATCCTCGACGACACGCACCTGCGCTTCTTCACGCGCGAGACGGGGCAGAAGATGCTCGAGGCGGCCGGGCTCGAGGTCCTGCGCGTCGAGCAGAACCCGATGCTCGTGCGCGCCGCCAAGGACGCGGTGCTCGCCGCCCAGCGCACGCTCGCGGGCCCCGCGCCCGATCCCGAGGCGCTACGCCGCTCCTTGCCCTACAAGCTCTACGAGGGCCTCGTGCGCCCCGTGGAAGACGTCGTCGCAGACGCCGCCCCCGAGCTGCTCGCCTTCCAGCACGTCTACGTCGCCCGCAAGCGCCCCCGCCCCCGCAAGCTCTCCTTGACGGTTGGAATGCTCACCATGAACGAGGAGGAGAGCATCGAGCGGATGATGGGCGAGATCCGCCGCGTCGCGCCCGACGCGAAGATCCTCTGCGTGGACAGCTCGACGAAGGACAGGACGCCCGAGATCGCCGCGCGCCTCGGCGCGCGCGTGCTGCGCCAGGTGCCCCCGCGCGGGCACGGGCCGGCGATGGAGCTGCTCATGTACACGGCGGCAGCCCAGAGCGATTTGCTGATCTACCTCGACTGCGATTTCACCTACCCGGCCGATTACATCCCCGTCCTGCGCAAGCTCTGCGAGGAGGAGGGCGTCGACGTGGTGAACTGCGCCCGGACGCGCACGCGCCCGGCGGCGATGCCGCTGCCGAACTACATGGCAAACCGGACGTTCGCCGCGATGGCGCACGCGATGCACGGCATCCCGACCTGCGACGTGCACAGCGGGATGCGCGCCTATCGCTCGAGCGTGATCCGCGCCTTCGACTTCGACGGCGAGGGCGACGCGCTGCCCATCGACACGCTCCTCTACCCCGCGAAATGCGGCTACCACGTGGTCGAGATGCCCATCGACTACAACGAGCGCGTCGGCCAATCGAAGCTCCGAAAGCTCGCCGGCACGGTATGGACGATGATCCGGCTCTTCGGCGCCCTGCCCGTGGGAACGCGGGGCGGCGTGCATTACCAGATCAAGTAG
- a CDS encoding radical SAM protein, whose amino-acid sequence MPLALQAILPDELARVCNIDVSDARRIVSLVHRRGALPDRAPATIRRAALEAARAAGHVPGLELVDRRASSVDPFVKFAFRLHDGAVIETVRIPLEQPGRYSVCVSSQVGCALACAFCATGRMGLARNLEVWEIVEQVRRVRIDLEESPPQLPEGVKARVHGVLFQGMGEPLANAERVIAAVRVMSEPSALAIDMRNITVCTSGLPTGIRMLLREVPAVRLGLSIGSARTGERRAIMPIDGAHPLEEVLAAAGEHARATRMAPMFAYTLLAGVNDGDEDALALADLARAFAEAHGVRPRLSLIPYNSIAKEGTDDPFRPSGRLAAFREALGARGVGSIVRYSGGGDVGAACGQLARPPVRSPRRRLTVDPDPTPR is encoded by the coding sequence GTGCCTCTCGCCCTCCAGGCCATCCTCCCGGACGAGCTCGCCCGCGTGTGCAACATCGACGTGAGCGATGCGCGCCGCATCGTCTCCCTCGTGCACCGGCGCGGCGCGCTGCCCGATCGAGCGCCTGCGACCATCCGCCGCGCCGCCCTCGAAGCCGCCCGCGCCGCCGGCCACGTGCCCGGCCTCGAGCTGGTCGATCGCCGCGCGAGCTCGGTCGACCCCTTCGTGAAGTTCGCCTTCCGCCTGCACGACGGCGCCGTCATCGAGACCGTGCGCATCCCGCTCGAGCAGCCGGGGCGATACTCGGTCTGCGTCAGCTCGCAGGTGGGCTGCGCGCTCGCCTGCGCCTTCTGCGCGACGGGCCGCATGGGGCTCGCGCGCAACCTCGAGGTCTGGGAGATCGTCGAGCAGGTGCGCCGCGTGCGCATCGACCTCGAGGAGAGCCCGCCCCAGCTCCCCGAGGGCGTGAAGGCGCGCGTGCACGGCGTGCTCTTTCAGGGCATGGGCGAGCCGCTCGCGAACGCCGAGCGCGTGATCGCGGCCGTGCGCGTCATGAGCGAGCCGAGCGCGCTCGCCATCGACATGCGCAACATCACCGTCTGCACCTCGGGCCTGCCCACGGGGATCCGCATGCTCCTGCGCGAGGTCCCCGCCGTGCGCCTCGGCCTGTCGATCGGCTCCGCGCGCACGGGCGAGCGGCGCGCGATCATGCCCATCGACGGCGCGCACCCGCTCGAGGAGGTGCTCGCGGCGGCGGGCGAGCACGCGCGCGCGACGCGCATGGCCCCGATGTTCGCCTACACGCTGCTCGCGGGCGTGAACGACGGCGACGAGGACGCCCTCGCGCTCGCCGACCTCGCCCGCGCCTTCGCCGAGGCGCACGGGGTGCGGCCGAGGCTTTCGCTCATCCCGTACAACTCCATCGCCAAGGAAGGCACCGACGATCCCTTCCGCCCCTCCGGCCGGCTCGCGGCCTTCCGGGAGGCGCTCGGCGCGCGTGGCGTCGGCTCGATCGTGCGTTACTCGGGCGGCGGCGACGTGGGCGCGGCTTGCGGCCAGCTCGCGCGTCCGCCGGTCCGATCTCCCAGGCGGCGTCTCACGGTGGATCCGGACCCCACCCCGCGCTAG
- a CDS encoding OmpP1/FadL family transporter yields the protein MAARRWGLALAAAAIVGSIAPGASASPEDVFGFGPRTMALGGAGAALGQGFEAVWGNPALLSTARSKELSVGFLGAVFDLRAPERLDYDALSGSFIGAVLPVPFGGALRDRVALGFGFFTPFDLVVRGRILYPETPQFLLADRTESVAVQVGLGIDIGHGVRIGGGFAALAALTGSVLVGTDASGRIGTVVEDTLVASYGPIVGASYERGDYRVGLAFRGELVGRFNVVINVRDLGQIVVPPLNIAGIAQYDPLQLALEVARVKGPWRLTVGATYKRWSAYPGPAEATVRCPELDPDTGEPLDECTAPTPESPEFSDTVVPRIGVEREIAPARGVALLLRAGYFLEPTPAPPQSKRANLFDNTRSAIAIGYGLELGPPFPRLKFDLAAQAQILHPRTHDKGADVPADNPGGPGVRSSGLVIAGAATVGVGF from the coding sequence ATGGCAGCCCGGAGATGGGGACTCGCGCTCGCTGCGGCCGCGATCGTGGGATCGATCGCCCCTGGAGCGTCGGCCTCGCCGGAGGACGTCTTCGGCTTCGGGCCGCGCACGATGGCCCTGGGCGGCGCGGGGGCGGCGCTCGGGCAGGGGTTCGAGGCGGTCTGGGGCAACCCGGCGCTCCTGTCGACCGCGCGCTCGAAGGAGCTGTCGGTGGGCTTCCTCGGCGCGGTCTTCGATCTGCGCGCGCCCGAGCGGCTCGACTACGACGCGCTGAGCGGCAGCTTCATCGGCGCCGTGTTGCCGGTGCCTTTCGGCGGCGCGCTGCGCGATCGGGTGGCGCTCGGCTTCGGGTTCTTCACGCCCTTCGACCTCGTCGTGCGCGGGCGCATCCTCTACCCGGAGACGCCGCAGTTTCTGCTCGCGGACCGCACCGAGTCGGTGGCCGTGCAGGTGGGGCTCGGCATCGACATCGGCCACGGCGTGCGCATCGGGGGCGGGTTCGCGGCGCTCGCGGCGCTCACCGGATCGGTGCTCGTCGGGACCGACGCCTCGGGGCGCATCGGCACGGTCGTCGAGGACACGCTGGTCGCGAGCTACGGCCCCATCGTGGGCGCGAGCTACGAGCGCGGCGACTACCGCGTGGGCCTCGCGTTCCGCGGCGAGCTGGTCGGGCGCTTCAACGTGGTCATCAACGTGCGCGACCTCGGCCAGATCGTGGTCCCGCCGCTGAACATCGCGGGCATCGCGCAGTACGACCCGCTCCAGCTCGCGCTCGAGGTGGCGCGCGTCAAGGGCCCGTGGCGGCTCACCGTGGGCGCGACGTACAAGCGCTGGTCGGCGTACCCGGGCCCCGCCGAGGCCACCGTGCGCTGCCCCGAGCTCGACCCCGACACGGGCGAGCCGCTCGACGAATGCACCGCGCCCACGCCCGAGAGCCCCGAGTTCAGCGACACGGTGGTGCCGCGCATCGGCGTCGAGCGCGAGATCGCGCCCGCCCGCGGGGTCGCCCTGCTGCTGCGCGCCGGCTACTTCCTCGAGCCGACGCCCGCGCCGCCGCAGTCGAAGCGCGCGAACCTCTTCGACAACACCCGCAGCGCGATCGCCATCGGCTACGGCCTCGAGCTCGGGCCTCCGTTCCCGAGGCTCAAGTTCGACCTCGCGGCGCAGGCCCAGATCCTCCACCCGCGCACCCACGACAAGGGCGCAGACGTCCCCGCCGACAACCCCGGAGGGCCCGGTGTTCGCTCGAGCGGCCTCGTCATCGCGGGCGCAGCCACCGTGGGGGTCGGGTTCTGA
- a CDS encoding OmpP1/FadL family transporter has protein sequence MRARLALALAPLLVALAPSEADASAPGTYGLGSRSAALAGATTADATDFSATFYNPAGLTSARGLELSIGYMYADNRLRMNGRDNDVADIHGIGAGIVAPGKILGVPFAFGIGAYLPDDGLSRIRALRQETPRWELYNDRSTILFLSAHLAVRPLPWLEIGGGLAFLAATRGRFAIRGEANVLKPYNSALEHEVDADLTSVRYPIAGVRVRLGSYGYLGVAYRGESKLDLSLEANLDGVVDFAGLDVPLRYTLATRTLDAFQPQQAVFGMSFQKVAGLRVNVDLAWVDWSAYESPTARTQAHLEADPPPGTPVDLPDDPKPTRIVPPDFRDRIVPRVGLEYVLGFGPRRSVAGREDKAPLVEIPLRAGYAYELSPVPDQTGSTNFVDADRHTVALGAGVTLNAPGKILPGTLRLDVHAALSVLPERIITKANPSDFIGDFRADGTMLSGGATLNASF, from the coding sequence ATGCGCGCGCGTCTCGCCCTCGCCCTCGCGCCGCTCCTCGTCGCGCTCGCGCCCTCCGAGGCCGATGCGAGCGCGCCGGGCACCTACGGCCTCGGCTCGCGTTCGGCGGCGCTCGCGGGCGCGACGACGGCCGATGCGACCGACTTTTCGGCCACGTTCTACAACCCCGCGGGGCTCACCTCCGCGCGCGGGCTCGAGCTGTCGATCGGCTACATGTACGCCGACAACCGCCTGCGCATGAACGGGCGCGACAACGACGTCGCCGACATCCACGGCATCGGCGCCGGCATCGTCGCGCCCGGCAAGATCCTCGGCGTGCCCTTCGCGTTCGGGATCGGCGCCTACCTGCCCGACGACGGCCTCTCCCGCATCCGCGCGCTGCGCCAGGAGACGCCGCGCTGGGAGCTGTACAACGACCGCTCGACCATCCTCTTCCTCTCGGCCCACCTCGCGGTCAGGCCCTTGCCGTGGCTCGAGATCGGCGGCGGCCTCGCCTTCCTCGCGGCCACGCGCGGCCGGTTCGCGATCCGGGGCGAGGCCAACGTGCTCAAGCCCTACAACTCGGCGCTCGAGCACGAGGTCGACGCAGACCTCACCTCGGTCCGCTACCCGATCGCCGGCGTGCGCGTCCGGCTCGGCAGCTACGGCTACCTCGGCGTCGCCTACCGGGGCGAGAGCAAGCTCGACCTGTCGCTCGAGGCGAACCTCGACGGCGTCGTCGACTTCGCCGGCCTCGACGTGCCCCTGCGCTACACGCTCGCCACGCGCACGCTCGACGCCTTCCAGCCGCAGCAGGCGGTCTTCGGCATGTCGTTCCAGAAGGTCGCGGGCCTGCGCGTGAACGTCGATCTCGCCTGGGTCGACTGGTCGGCGTACGAGAGCCCGACCGCGCGCACGCAGGCGCACCTCGAGGCCGATCCGCCGCCCGGAACGCCCGTGGATCTGCCCGACGATCCGAAGCCCACGCGCATCGTCCCGCCCGATTTCAGGGACCGGATCGTGCCGCGCGTCGGCCTCGAGTACGTGCTCGGCTTCGGGCCGCGGCGGAGCGTGGCGGGGCGCGAGGACAAGGCGCCGCTCGTCGAGATCCCCCTGCGGGCGGGCTACGCTTACGAGCTTTCGCCCGTGCCGGATCAGACCGGGAGCACGAACTTCGTCGACGCCGATCGGCACACGGTGGCCCTCGGCGCGGGCGTCACGCTGAACGCGCCGGGGAAGATCCTGCCCGGCACGCTCCGGCTCGACGTGCACGCGGCCCTGTCGGTCCTGCCCGAGCGGATCATCACCAAGGCAAACCCTTCCGATTTCATCGGCGACTTTCGCGCCGATGGCACCATGTTGAGCGGCGGCGCGACCTTGAACGCGTCGTTTTGA
- the tatB gene encoding Sec-independent protein translocase protein TatB yields the protein MFGLSFGEIVLLVIVAIVVVGPRNLPSMMRTAGQWVSRIRRMSTDLRAQSGIDQLLRDEGLERDLREIKSLANVNVLDSLERLAQPTILPATAGAAAAAAATAATPERIVEDRTVLREREYPLVGCDAYDAQPDDAAPSPYPMPVPTEAPTFVAEKDPAAS from the coding sequence GTGTTCGGGCTGAGCTTCGGCGAAATCGTCCTGTTGGTCATCGTGGCGATCGTGGTCGTCGGACCGCGCAACCTGCCCTCGATGATGCGGACCGCGGGCCAGTGGGTCAGCCGCATCCGGCGCATGAGCACCGATCTGCGCGCCCAGAGCGGCATCGATCAGCTCCTGCGCGACGAGGGCCTCGAGCGCGACCTGCGCGAAATCAAGAGCCTCGCCAACGTCAACGTGCTCGACAGCCTCGAGCGGCTCGCGCAGCCCACCATCCTGCCCGCCACGGCCGGCGCCGCCGCCGCCGCCGCCGCCACGGCCGCCACGCCCGAGCGGATCGTCGAGGACCGCACCGTCCTGCGCGAGCGCGAGTATCCGCTCGTCGGCTGCGACGCGTACGACGCGCAGCCCGACGACGCCGCGCCCTCGCCCTACCCCATGCCCGTGCCCACCGAGGCGCCCACGTTCGTCGCCGAGAAGGATCCTGCTGCGTCATGA
- a CDS encoding type II toxin-antitoxin system HicA family toxin, with amino-acid sequence MTSTEVIRRLTRAGWVEVHTKGSHVHFKHATRPGRVTVPHPKKDLPLGTLKSIEKQAGIKLT; translated from the coding sequence GTGACCTCGACCGAGGTCATCCGCCGGCTCACGCGGGCCGGCTGGGTCGAGGTCCACACGAAGGGCTCGCACGTCCACTTCAAGCATGCGACCCGTCCTGGTCGGGTCACCGTCCCTCATCCGAAAAAGGATTTGCCCCTGGGGACGTTGAAAAGCATCGAGAAACAGGCGGGCATCAAGCTCACGTAG